One region of Scophthalmus maximus strain ysfricsl-2021 chromosome 15, ASM2237912v1, whole genome shotgun sequence genomic DNA includes:
- the ralgapa2 gene encoding ral GTPase-activating protein subunit alpha-2 isoform X2, whose amino-acid sequence MFTRRGHGDVKKSTQKVLDPKKDVLTRLKHLRSLLDIIDKSELKAFFEGNCSQIYFIFYENFITLESNLKQKGNKSQREELDSILFIFEKILQLLPEKIYNRWQFHSIGSILKKLLHTGNSFKIRCEGIRLFLLWLQALRDNCAEEQFLVFACLVPGFPAVPSTRGPCTLDTIIYNPFSNPPDAKVVPEEITPLVPAVVGEKVADDQTCYILDTLLKYMVIQASSLEWRNKENQNTGFRFLFSLFKKYYLPHLFPSFTKLTNLYKPLLDLPHHRPKPLYVPVTRNNESTFCTRDQYLAPRVAFITWLVTFFLEKKYVSSAAVAQSAKNGTEVIPKLIQTVTAGSSSQEKKEDKTSDGDANGAAGEPEKSHSNSSTLSDRRPSDSSLCSIEEEHRYVYDMVHAILLSTRDNVNFVNEVFHQAFLLPSCEASATRKVIKVYRKWILQDKPGFMSEPDKTSRGDEMDGRSEQILNSTETNSIHVQMESHGHRRTSSWGRTYSFSSAINRGFLTEEQNRDVKAGIQPTLQVFLTNSSNVFLLEPCQDVPKLLENQVEVCKGVLSIYRHMIMEHTMDTQTWEQMLQVLLRITEAVMKRPQENQRKDSFAESLASILFRTIIVAWVRANLCVFISRELWDELLAVLSSLTCWEELVTEWASIMDSLTAVLARSVYGLDMGSLPLDKLSEQKEKKQRGRGVIQDSQKAAAVARSFSLSWRNHGEQGGPGVQEPMRIRSATTSGAPGVENARNNVRQKASAKRSQSISNCVHLYEALPTTKSVPMLLHTVSSFLPGISSGNSACSHRLSDVEECQLSECGGEEELGGRDSPLPRSSSTSDITQQPAETLPAQKRECSPTSCGSDSRTSEGRRESSEPPVILIRQSSNTAETECNAEGHTNYTRPKIREKSESISSETSNGYLNEAEVTWQAFDEEADTQSTQSAHMDVTTDPQGQGSLLLSHNEALAGPECAHPPHSAPPSYHHHNHYHYPQNPPTSPALLVHTECPRDYPLDDNMHQSVLHMPHHLDSSECLADDVSIIAGGTLSGWHADSAFVLWRRILGILGDVNSIRCPKIHGKVFSYLYELWHKLAKIRDNLGISVDNQSSPPQPAFIPPLRMLASWLFRATMLPAEYKAGKLQAYKLICEMMTRHQDVLPNSDFLVHLYYIIHKGFSSDDQDVLNTIIRSCSPRFFFLGLPGFTMLLGDFITAAACVLSSVSPEAPRMEAQTVLGSLVCLPNLYLQIPVLQHVPGSEEILVGNEDIKDYLVNILLETATKEHCEGARCIAVCSLGLWVCEELMQKNIHVQVKDAINVLGVTLKFGNKAVAQVACDVFQLLISHWEHLKRLESTLPKKIIEIFVATIAFLLPSAEHSTVEADKKLMVSLLLCLLDWCMAVPLSLLLEPVTMPSVDDRTSHKAPLLDYIYRVLHCCVSGSNLHTQQSHYLLSLSDLSSDYDLMLGQVKSFEPPPSQSTTTDFGNLLTVAEEKRRRNMELIPLTARMIMTHLVNHLGHHPLSGGPALLHSLVSENHDNPYVESSELSSEVFKSPNLQLFVFNDSTLVSYLQIPAETPTVGQPRHPSSQVRVIVRDISGKYSWDGAILYCTTQEDPVDMGVFDAVDHPLSNTEPVAHSRNQTHSPTKGPHKKHCSISDSLSGCCEEEEVDVLDTLLEDLGHSSPECLPQSPLQLNQPAPSPRGMNIEQESAILEAILCQTQQEEEQVRSWDADVSFRAACQSEPSHQEPKAPFYFCRLLLNDLGMNSWDRRKSFHLLKKNSKLLRELKNLDSRQCRETHKIAVFYIGEGQEDKCSILSNSAGSQAYEDFVSGLGWEVDLATHCGFMGGLQRNGSTGVTAPYYATSTVEAIFHVSTRMPSDSGDCLTKKLRHLGNDEVHIVWSEHSRDYRRGIIPTDFGDVLIVIYPMKNHMYFIQIMKKPQVPFFGPLFNGAIINGKLLPSLVRATCINASRAVKSRLTLYQSFYEERALYLEAIAQNHREVMTFEDFASQVFSPSPGYPMSGTGSFTGSTSTEASAPAGAADSVDQVSPTMPRATKNRVSGKLRRSASAISKSSN is encoded by the exons atATCATTGACAAGAGTGAACTGAAAGCATTCTTCGAGGGCAACTgttctcagatttattttatcttCTATGAAAATTTCATTACACTGGAAAgcaacttaaaacaaaaag GGAACAAATCTCAAAGGGAGGAGCTGGACTCTATCCTCTTTATTTTTGAA aaaATTCTCCAACTCCTGCCCGAGAAAATCTACAACCGATGGCAGTTTCACAGTATAG GTTCTATTCTGAAAAAGCTTCTACACACTGGAAATTCATTCAAG ATTCGCTGTGAGGGGATCCGTCTCTTCCTGCTGTGGCTGCAGGCCCTGAGGGACAACTGTGCTGAGGAGCAGTTCCTCGTCTTTGCCTGTCTGGTGCCAGGATTCCCTGCTGTGCCCTCCACTAGAGGGCCCTGCACCCTCGACACCATCATTTACAACCCCTTCTCCAATCCGCCTGATG CTAAAGTGGTGCCTGAGGAGATTACCCCGCTCGTTCCGGCTGTGGTGGGAGAAAAAGTTGCAGATGACCAGACCTGTTATATCCTCGATACCCTGCTCAAGTACATGGTCATTCAG GCATCCAGTTTAGAATGGAGGAACAAAGAGAAccagaacacaggcttcaggttTCTCTTCAGCCTGTTCAAGAAGTACTACCTACCACATTTATTCCCCTCATTCACCAAACTCACAAACCTCTACAAGCCTTTATTAG ACCTCCCGCACCACAGACCAAAACCCTTGTACGTGCCAGTGACGCGGAACAATGAGAGCACCTTCTGCACCAGGGACCAGTACCTGGCGCCCCGTGTGGCCTTTATCACCTGGCTTGTCACCTTCTTCCTGGAGAAGAAGTATGTCAGCAGTGCTGCAGTGGCGCAGAGCGCCAAAAACGGCACCGAGGTCATTCCCAAACTCATCCAG ACTGTCACTGCAGGCAGTAGCAgccaggagaagaaggaggataAGACATCAGATGGGGATGCGAACGGAGCAGCGGGGGAGCCTGAGAAGAGCCACTCCAACAGCAGCACGCTGTCGGACCGGCGGCCCAGCGATTCCAGTTTGTGTAGCATCGAGGAGGAGCACCGCTATGTCTACGACATGGTGCATGCCATCCTGCTGTCCACCAGGGACAATGTGAATTTTGTCAATGAGGTCTTCCACCAG GCTTTCCTTCTGCCATCCTGCGAGGCGTCCGCAACCAGGAAGGTGATCAAAGTGTACAGGAAGTGGATTCTACAGGACAAGCCCGGCTTCATGTCAGAGCCTGACAAAACTTCCCGGGGAGATGAAATGGATGGCCGCTCTGAACAGATACTGAACAGCACTGAGACAAACAGCATTCATGTACAG ATGGAGAGTCACGGTCACAGACGAACATCCAGCTGGGGGAGGACTTACTCCTTCAGCAGCGCCATCAATCGGGGCTTTCTCACCGAGGAGCAGAACAGGGACGTCAAGGCTGGCATCCAGCCCACGCTCcag GTGTTCCTGACCAACTCATCCAATGTGTTCCTTTTGGAGCCATGCCAGGATGTACCGAAACTTCTGGAAAACCAGGTTGAGGTGTGCAAAGGTGTTCTCAGCATCTACCGTCACATGATCATGGAGCACACGATGGATACACAGACGTG gGAGCAGATGCTGCAGGTACTGCTGAGGATCACTGAGGCGGTGATGAAGAGGCCACAggaaaaccaaagaaaagacAGCTTTGCAGAAAGTTTAGCATCGATACTCTTCAGG ACCATCATCGTGGCGTGGGTGCGAGCCAACTTGTGCGTATTTATCTCCCGGGAGCTATGGGACGAGCTGCTGGCAGTGTTGTCCTCTCTTACCTGCTGGGAGGAGCTGGTGACGGAGTGGGCCAGCATCATGGACTCGCTGACGGCTGTGCTGGCACGCTCCGTCTATGGCCTGGACATGGGCAGCCTGCCTCTGGACAAACTCAGTgaacagaaggagaagaagcagagaggacgtg GAGTGATCCAGGACTCCCAGAAGGCCGCAGCAGTGGCCCGCTCCTTCTCACTGAGCTGGAGGAACCATGGGGAGCAGGGTGGGCCGGGGGTTCAAGAGCCAATGAGGATTCGCTCTGCCACTACGTCAGGTGCTCCTGGTGTGGAGAATGCCAGAAATAACGTCCGACAGAAAGCATCTG CTAAGCGAAGCCAGTCCATCAGCAACTGTGTCCATCTGTATGAGGCTTTGCCCACCACTAAAAGTGTTCCTATGCTGCTCCACACTGTGAGCTCTTTCTTGCCTGGTATCTCTTCTGGTAACTCTGCTTGCTCTCACAGACTCTCAG ATGTGGAGGAATGTCAGCTGTCAGAAtgtgggggagaggaggagctgggagGCAGGGATAGCCCTCTGCCACGTAGCAGCAGCACCTCCGACATCACCCAACAACCGGCTGAAACTTTACCCG CCCAGAAGAGAGAGTGCTCCCCTACTTCCTGTGGCTCAGACAGTAGGACGTCTGAGGGCCGGAGAGAAAGCAGTGAGCCACCGGTG ATCCTCATCCGACAGAGCAGCAATACAGCTGAGACAGAGTGCAACGCTGAGGGACACACAAACTACACAAGGCCCAAGATCAGAGAGAAAA GTGAGAGTATAAGCAGTGAGACGTCCAATGGCTACCTCAATGAAGCTGAGGTTACCTGGCAGGCCTTCGACGAGGAGGCTGACACTCAGTCCACACAGTCCGCCCACATGGATGTGACAACTGACCCCCAAGGCCAGGGGAGTTTGCTGCTCAGCCACAACGAGGCTCTAGCAG gtcctGAGTGTGCCCACCCTCCCCACTCTGCACCCCCGTCctaccaccaccacaaccactaCCACTACCCCCAGAATCCCCCCACCTCACCAGCCCTGCTGGTGCACACAGAGTGCCCTCGGGACTACCCCCTGGACGACAACATGCATCAGTCTGTCTTACACATGCCACACCACTTGG ACAGCAGCGAATGTCTGGCTGACGATGTCAGTATCATCGCTGGTGGGACCCTGAGTGGTTGGCACGCTGATTCAGCCTTCGTCCTATGGAGGAGGATATTGGGTATACTGGGAGATGTCAACAGCATCCGCTGCCCAAAAATCCACGGCAAGGTCTTCTCCTATCTCTATGAGCTCTGGCACAAGCTGGCCAAG ATCCGGGACAACCTTGGGATCAGTGTGGACAACCAGTCTTCTCCACCCCAACCtgccttcatccctcctctccgaATGCTTGCCTCTTGGCTCTTCAGG gCCACCATGCTGCCAGCAGAATACAAGGCCGGCAAACTGCAGGCCTACAAGCTGATCTGTGAGATGATGACCAGGCACCAGGATGTGCTCCCCAACAGTGATTTCTTGGTGCACCTCTACTACATTATACACAAGGGCTTCTCCAGCGACGACCAG GATGTTTTGAACACCATCATCCGCTCCTGCTCCCCTCGATTCTTCTTCCTCGGCCTGCCGGGCTTCACCATGCTTCTTGGAGAtttcatcactgctgctgcctgtgttcTCAGCTCAGTTTCCCCAGAG GCTCCGAGGATGGAGGCTCAAACTGTCCTGGGCTCTTTGGTGTGTCTCCCCAACCTTTACCTCCAGATTCCTGTATTGCAACACGTGCCTGGCTCTGAGGAAATTCTTGTGGGCAATGAGGACATCAAG GATTATCTGGTCAACATCCTGCTAGAAACAGCAACAAAGGAACACTGTGAAGGGGCCAG GTGCATTGCTGTGTGCAGTCTGGGCCTGTGGGTGTGTGAGGAgctcatgcaaaaaaacatccacGTCCAAGTTAAAGATGCCATCAATGTCTTGGGAGTAACACTAAAG TTTGGGAACAAAGCCGTGGCACAAGTAGCCTGTGACGTGTTCCAGCTGCTCATTTCTCACTGGGAACACCTGAAGAGGTTGGAGTCCACTCTGCCCAAGAAAATCATTGAG ATCTTTGTGGCCACAATAGCCTTTTTGTTGCCGAGCGCAGAGCACTCAACGGTGGAAGCGGACAAAAAG TTGATGGTGTCGCTGCTGCTTTGCCTGTTAGACTGGTGCATGGCCGTTCCCTTGAGTCTCCTGCTGGAACCAGTCACCATGCCTTCAGTGGACGATCGCACATCCCACAAGGCTCCACTGCTGGACTACATCTACAGG GTGCTGCACTGCTGTGTGTCCGGCTCCAACCTGCACACCCAACAGAGCCACTACCTCCTCAGCCTGTCAGACTTGTCCTCTGACTACGACCTCATGTTGGGTCAGGTTAAGAGCTTCGAGCCGCCGCCCTCCCAGTCAACCACTACTGACTTCGGCAACCTGCTCACCGTAGCTGAAG AAAAGCGACGTCGGAACATGGAGCTGATACCCCTGACGGCGCGGATGATCATGACACACCTGGTGAACCATCTGGGTCACCATCCTCTGAGCGGTGGCCCGGCCCTTCTCCACAGCCTAGTGAGCGAAAATCATGACAACCCGTATGTGGAGTCGTCGGAGCTGTCCTCAGAGGTCTTCAAAAGCCCAAatctgcagctgtttgtcttCAACGATAGCACGCTCGTGTCCTACCTGCAGATCCCCGCTGAGACACCCACCGTGGGCCAACCCCGACATCCTTCTTCCCAAGTGCGAGTCATCGTCCGGGACATCTCTGGCAAATACTCGTGGGATGGCGCAATCCTCTATTGCACCACCCAAGAAGACCCCGTTGACATGGGAGTTTTTGATGCCGTTGACCACCCTCTTTCTAACACCGAACCCGTCGCTCACAGTAGAAACCAGACCCACTCTCCAACTAAGGGGCCGCACAAAAAGCATTGTTCAATCTCGGACTCCCTCTCTGGCTgttgtgaggaggaggaagtcgaTGTCCTCGATACGCTGTTGGAAGACCTCGGCCACAGCAGCCCAGAATGCCTGCCCCAGTCACCACTCCAACTTAACCAGCCAGCCCCCTCACCCCGTGGCATGAACATAGAGCAAGAGAGCGCCATTCTGGAGGCCATCCTCTGTCAGacccagcaggaggaggagcaagtgAGGAGTTGGGATGCTGATGTGAGCTTTCGGGCCGCCTGCCAGAGTGAACCATCACACCAGGAACCAAAAGCTCCTTTCTATTTCTGCCGGCTGCTGCTTAACGACCTCGGCATGAACTCCTGGGACCGCAG gaaaagTTTCCACTTGCTGAAGAAAAATTCAAAGCTCTTAAGAGAACTGAAGAACTTGGATTCCCGGCAATG CCGAGAGACGCACAAGATTGCTGTGTTCTACATTGGAGAGGGACAAGAAGACAAGTGCTCTATCCTGTCCAACAGCGCAGGCAGCCAGGCCTATGAAGACTTTGTATCGGGACTGGGATGGGAG GTGGACCTGGCCACACACTGTGGCTTCATGGGCGGCCTCCAGAGGAATGGCAGCACAGGTGTAACAGCTCCTTACTATGCTACCTCCACTGTGGAAGCCATCTTCCACGTCTCCACGCGTATGCCGTCTGATTCTGGTGACTGCCTCACTAAAAAG CTGCGTCACCTGGGAAACGACGAGGTACACATAGTGTGGTCGGAGCACAGCAGGGACTACCGGCGCGGCATCATCCCAACCGACTTTGGAGACGTGCTGATTGTCATCTACCCAATGAAGAACCACATGTATTTCATCCAGATCATGAAGAAACCACAG